A window of the Pirellulales bacterium genome harbors these coding sequences:
- a CDS encoding Gfo/Idh/MocA family oxidoreductase produces MKRVGNSPQSSSRRGFLKQSLAAGAALSVPYFVPARALGFGGAAAPSNRITLGVIGFGPRCHTDLPCMLDNADLHCLAVCDVQAKRRVEGKQTVDSRYGNKDCATYRDFRELLARPDIDAVLIATGDRWHTPASILAAEAGKDVYSEKPCALTIEECGRLADTMHRYATVYQAGTQRRSIENFQLAIHLAHSGKLGKLHTLYASVYRPRVIYNWLPAELEPARDVVDWDLWLGPAPWRPYNSQYVNGGWRANFDFESGATLLDWGAHTVDLCQLANQADETAPVVYEPSHSDITAHYANGVKLILTFLDTPFGDRPGWHNHLGTCPVRFVGDEGWVETGDSGGIEVYPASLRSELKGLTKMHDGINPGPHVRNFLDCVKSRARTNCSVDTTRHSHLTCYAAATSWLLGRKLTLDPATEMFVGDDEANRFRIRTYREPWCL; encoded by the coding sequence CGGCGCTTTCGGTTCCGTATTTCGTTCCGGCCCGCGCGCTTGGCTTCGGCGGCGCTGCGGCGCCGAGCAACCGCATCACGCTTGGCGTGATCGGATTTGGCCCGCGCTGCCACACGGACCTCCCCTGCATGCTCGACAACGCGGATTTGCATTGTTTGGCGGTCTGCGACGTTCAAGCCAAACGCCGCGTGGAAGGCAAGCAGACCGTCGACAGCCGCTACGGCAACAAGGATTGCGCCACGTATCGCGACTTTCGCGAATTGCTCGCCCGGCCGGATATCGACGCCGTGTTGATCGCCACCGGCGACCGATGGCACACGCCCGCTTCGATCCTGGCGGCCGAGGCCGGAAAGGATGTCTATAGCGAAAAGCCCTGTGCGCTGACGATCGAAGAATGTGGCCGTCTCGCCGACACCATGCATCGCTACGCCACGGTGTATCAGGCCGGCACTCAGCGGCGCAGCATCGAGAATTTCCAACTGGCCATTCATTTGGCACATAGCGGCAAGCTTGGCAAGCTGCACACGCTCTACGCCTCGGTCTATCGCCCGCGCGTGATTTACAATTGGCTTCCCGCCGAACTGGAGCCGGCCCGCGATGTCGTCGATTGGGATCTGTGGCTCGGCCCCGCGCCGTGGCGGCCATACAATAGCCAATACGTCAATGGCGGCTGGCGGGCCAACTTTGATTTCGAATCCGGCGCGACGCTCCTCGACTGGGGCGCGCATACGGTCGATCTGTGCCAGTTGGCCAATCAGGCCGACGAAACCGCCCCGGTCGTCTACGAGCCGTCGCACTCCGACATCACGGCCCACTACGCCAATGGCGTCAAGCTGATCCTGACATTTCTCGACACGCCCTTCGGCGATCGGCCGGGCTGGCATAATCACTTGGGCACTTGCCCGGTCCGATTCGTCGGCGATGAGGGTTGGGTCGAAACGGGCGACAGCGGCGGCATCGAGGTCTATCCGGCGTCGCTGCGCAGCGAACTCAAGGGGCTGACGAAAATGCACGACGGCATCAATCCGGGCCCACACGTTCGCAATTTTCTCGACTGCGTGAAGAGCCGAGCCCGAACGAATTGCAGCGTCGATACGACGCGTCATTCGCATCTCACGTGCTATGCGGCGGCGACATCATGGCTGCTCGGCCGCAAACTGACACTGGATCCCGCGACCGAAATGTTCGTCGGCGACGACGAGGCCAATCGCTTCCGCATCCGAACCTATCGCGAACCCTGGTGCCTGTAG